The following proteins come from a genomic window of Candidatus Bathyarchaeota archaeon:
- a CDS encoding adenine phosphoribosyltransferase, giving the protein MKGESGSRILELKYKLATIELLNLAKNYYTYRELSQIVGLPETVLSRYIKGHVLPTIKRAESINSLLQNVLRLDTELEKRIVFDDSGYFDNTEIISDPLLLGRAVQYGINKFAGKRITKVVTAAVDGVPLATLLAYRLGVSLVIAKKEREVGVKDFIEEVFIPQKTAVMMSLYAPKGSIKKGDCVLIVDDVIDSGETQKALIRIVQKAKAEVTGIYALIAIGDEWKEKISEVANCPVEVVLQIPRKKV; this is encoded by the coding sequence ATGAAAGGTGAATCTGGATCTAGAATCCTTGAATTAAAATATAAGTTGGCTACTATAGAATTGCTTAATTTAGCTAAAAATTATTATACTTACCGTGAACTTTCTCAAATAGTTGGTTTACCTGAAACCGTTTTAAGCAGGTATATTAAAGGTCATGTTTTACCAACAATTAAAAGAGCTGAATCCATAAATTCTCTTCTTCAGAATGTTTTACGTTTAGATACTGAATTAGAAAAAAGAATAGTTTTTGATGATTCAGGATATTTTGATAATACTGAAATTATTTCAGATCCTTTGCTTTTAGGGAGAGCTGTACAATATGGTATAAATAAATTTGCTGGTAAAAGAATTACTAAAGTTGTCACTGCTGCAGTTGATGGTGTACCTTTAGCTACTCTTTTAGCCTATAGGCTTGGTGTAAGCTTAGTTATAGCTAAAAAAGAGAGAGAAGTTGGAGTTAAAGATTTTATAGAAGAAGTTTTTATTCCTCAAAAAACAGCTGTGATGATGAGTTTATATGCTCCTAAAGGAAGTATTAAAAAAGGTGATTGCGTTTTAATTGTTGACGATGTAATAGATAGTGGCGAAACCCAAAAAGCTTTAATTAGGATTGTTCAAAAAGCTAAGGCTGAAGTAACAGGAATTTACGCTTTAATAGCTATTGGAGATGAATGGAAAGAGAAAATAAGTGAAGTTGCTAACTGCCCAGTTGAAGTTGTTCTTCAAATTCCAAGAAAAAAAGTTTAA
- a CDS encoding flavin reductase, with protein sequence MSVQTVLEKIVNAVTIVTSKKGKEINGLTVAWVTQVSFNPPLVIVSIGKERYTREFIDASKVFAINILSENQKDLAKLFGFYSGRNKNKFDGVDYEIKKSGSPILKNCAAYLDCKVIKAIEVGDHIIYVGEILEAGIKSNEKPLIYNPQEYF encoded by the coding sequence TTGAGTGTTCAAACAGTTTTAGAAAAAATAGTTAATGCTGTAACTATAGTTACATCGAAAAAAGGGAAAGAAATAAATGGTTTAACAGTAGCTTGGGTAACTCAAGTCTCTTTTAATCCACCATTAGTAATTGTAAGTATTGGAAAAGAAAGATATACTCGTGAATTTATTGATGCCTCAAAAGTTTTCGCTATTAATATTCTTTCTGAAAATCAAAAGGATTTAGCTAAACTTTTTGGTTTTTATTCAGGAAGAAATAAAAATAAATTCGATGGAGTAGATTATGAAATTAAAAAATCAGGTTCTCCAATATTGAAGAATTGTGCAGCTTATTTAGATTGTAAAGTTATTAAAGCAATAGAAGTAGGTGACCATATTATTTATGTTGGGGAAATACTAGAGGCTGGAATAAAAAGCAATGAAAAACCCTTAATTTATAATCCTCAAGAATACTTTTAA
- the larC gene encoding nickel pincer cofactor biosynthesis protein LarC — MLKKISVIDCQLAGVSGDMLIAALLDLGANEEKTIEAMKNVKNFVNECEKLKISVIEKSIHGIKAKKLVMDFIDKKRFRFGREILEVIEKCVSELSFSNEAKIFALNSAKTLIEAEAKIHGEKLEEVKLHETGSIDTLVDIIGVAKAAEELNLFKETVYSTPVAVGKGLLKFSHGIFSIPAPATLEILKKRRFKFLGGEIDGELTTPTGAALLTNLASTSLSSLPLMIPLSVGYGSGSKNFKEGANILRVIKGEIEDSSYPYMDLIYVLETNLDDVSGEVIGYVMERLINEGAKDASIIPIFTKKNRPGYILKVISDETHVNKLISLIMKETGTLGVRVSSCIRHLALRDKTIVKINLNQNIKEQIALKISRSKEGELIQVKPEYEEAKKIALKTNQPLKEVYFKAVKEAEKILSKIGRRKTGSQHSW, encoded by the coding sequence TTGCTTAAAAAAATTTCTGTAATAGATTGCCAATTAGCTGGAGTATCAGGTGATATGCTTATAGCAGCTCTCTTAGATTTAGGCGCTAATGAAGAGAAAACTATTGAAGCTATGAAAAATGTTAAAAATTTTGTTAATGAATGCGAAAAATTAAAAATTTCAGTTATTGAAAAGTCAATTCATGGAATAAAAGCTAAAAAACTTGTTATGGATTTTATTGATAAAAAAAGGTTTAGATTTGGAAGAGAAATTCTTGAAGTTATAGAGAAATGTGTTTCTGAATTGAGTTTCTCTAATGAAGCTAAAATTTTTGCATTAAACTCTGCAAAAACTTTAATTGAAGCTGAAGCTAAAATTCATGGAGAAAAACTTGAGGAAGTAAAATTACATGAAACAGGCTCAATAGATACATTAGTTGATATTATAGGTGTGGCTAAAGCAGCTGAAGAATTAAATTTATTTAAAGAAACAGTTTACTCTACTCCAGTTGCTGTAGGAAAGGGTTTACTTAAATTTTCTCACGGCATTTTTTCAATTCCAGCTCCAGCTACTTTAGAAATTCTTAAAAAAAGAAGATTTAAATTTTTAGGAGGAGAAATTGATGGGGAATTAACAACACCTACAGGTGCAGCTTTATTAACGAATTTAGCATCAACTTCTTTATCCTCGCTTCCATTAATGATTCCTTTAAGCGTAGGTTACGGTTCTGGATCAAAAAACTTTAAAGAAGGCGCAAACATTTTACGTGTGATTAAAGGTGAAATAGAAGATTCCTCATATCCATATATGGATTTAATTTATGTTTTAGAAACTAACTTGGATGATGTCTCTGGGGAAGTGATAGGTTATGTTATGGAAAGATTAATAAATGAAGGAGCTAAAGATGCATCTATAATCCCTATATTCACAAAAAAGAATCGCCCAGGATATATTCTTAAAGTTATTTCAGATGAAACACACGTGAATAAATTAATTTCATTAATAATGAAGGAAACTGGCACTTTAGGTGTAAGAGTCTCCTCTTGCATTAGGCATTTAGCCTTAAGAGATAAAACTATTGTAAAAATTAACTTAAACCAAAATATTAAAGAGCAAATAGCATTAAAAATTTCAAGAAGTAAAGAAGGAGAATTGATTCAAGTTAAACCTGAATATGAAGAAGCTAAAAAAATAGCGCTTAAAACAAATCAACCATTAAAAGAAGTTTACTTCAAAGCAGTTAAAGAGGCTGAAAAAATTTTAAGTAAAATTGGGAGGCGAAAAACGGGAAGCCAACATTCATGGTGA
- the endA gene encoding tRNA-intron lyase: MEKPKEIQGYLRKKEIVLPLTDEVKELREKGFGTLKNGELTLQSYEAFYLIEKGKIKVYDVNSNQPLSLGELVKKLFSDKKEELIKYLVYRDLREKGYIVRESEKMDFEVYGKGPLRRLVSIIHEGRETTIEKLISLLKFAEEERKELVLAVIDRRTDIVFYTLNFLNFKGKG; the protein is encoded by the coding sequence ATGGAGAAACCTAAAGAGATACAAGGATATTTAAGAAAAAAGGAAATTGTTCTTCCATTAACGGATGAAGTAAAAGAATTAAGAGAGAAAGGTTTTGGAACTTTAAAGAATGGAGAGTTAACTTTACAATCTTATGAAGCTTTTTACTTAATTGAGAAAGGAAAAATTAAGGTTTATGATGTTAACTCTAATCAACCTTTAAGCTTAGGAGAATTAGTTAAAAAGTTATTTAGTGATAAAAAAGAAGAGTTGATAAAATATTTAGTTTATAGAGATTTAAGGGAAAAAGGTTATATTGTAAGAGAATCTGAAAAAATGGATTTTGAAGTATATGGGAAAGGCCCTTTAAGACGTTTAGTTTCAATAATTCATGAAGGAAGAGAAACTACAATAGAAAAATTAATTTCTTTATTAAAGTTTGCTGAAGAAGAAAGAAAAGAGTTGGTTTTAGCAGTTATTGATAGACGTACCGATATAGTTTTTTACACTTTAAACTTTTTAAACTTTAAAGGAAAGGGTTAA
- a CDS encoding histidine--tRNA ligase has translation MPRKFSLPRGIHDITPEEMAKRVWLFNKIMKIAHLYGFQMVEPATIEHLETLEAKSGSSIKNEIYYFKDKAGRDLGLRFDLTVGITRMVASRYDLPEPIKLYAIGGMWRYDEPQYGRYRYFYQWDAEIYGSLSTLADAEVISFGIDILEEVGLKDFEVKINNRKFMDAFLKKLGLNEEKSLAAMRIIDKLKKKSKNEIEAQLFECGLNESSINKIMELVSINGKPEKALTQLPKEALETEESLKAYNELNELFDYLNLLDKNKKCILDFSVVRGLDYYDGIVFEAYDKGGEDIGAIFGGGRFDNLCKIYGRDIPATGVAGGIERLIISMERNKLFPELSFKPEIFIAVASNEVQNKALEIITLLRKSGFSCDFDLKNRSLKHQLEYANSIGIPIVIIIGVKELINNQVTIKDMKNRKEIKINVNELIQTLTKILN, from the coding sequence TTGCCGCGAAAATTTAGTTTACCAAGAGGAATACATGATATAACACCTGAAGAAATGGCTAAACGAGTTTGGCTCTTTAATAAAATAATGAAAATCGCACATCTATATGGTTTTCAAATGGTTGAACCAGCTACAATAGAGCATTTAGAAACTCTAGAAGCTAAAAGCGGCTCAAGTATTAAAAATGAAATTTATTATTTTAAAGATAAAGCTGGAAGAGACTTAGGGTTAAGGTTTGATTTAACTGTTGGCATAACCAGAATGGTTGCTAGCAGGTACGATTTACCGGAACCTATAAAACTTTATGCTATAGGAGGAATGTGGCGTTATGATGAACCTCAATATGGTCGTTATAGATATTTTTATCAATGGGATGCTGAAATTTACGGGTCGTTAAGTACATTAGCTGATGCTGAAGTAATATCCTTTGGAATAGATATTCTTGAGGAAGTAGGCTTAAAAGATTTTGAAGTGAAAATTAACAATAGAAAATTTATGGATGCTTTCTTAAAGAAGCTTGGGTTAAACGAGGAAAAAAGTTTAGCAGCTATGCGAATAATAGATAAACTTAAGAAAAAATCAAAGAATGAGATAGAAGCTCAACTTTTCGAGTGTGGCTTAAATGAATCTTCAATAAACAAAATAATGGAGTTAGTTTCGATTAATGGAAAACCTGAAAAAGCATTAACTCAACTTCCTAAGGAAGCTTTAGAAACTGAGGAAAGTTTAAAAGCCTACAACGAATTAAATGAACTTTTTGATTACTTAAATTTACTAGATAAAAATAAAAAATGCATCTTAGATTTTAGCGTTGTTAGAGGATTAGATTATTATGATGGAATAGTTTTTGAAGCTTATGATAAAGGAGGAGAAGATATAGGAGCGATTTTTGGAGGAGGACGCTTCGATAATCTATGTAAAATTTATGGAAGAGACATTCCTGCAACTGGAGTAGCAGGTGGAATAGAAAGGCTTATAATATCCATGGAGAGAAATAAATTGTTTCCAGAGTTGTCTTTTAAACCTGAAATATTCATAGCTGTAGCTAGTAATGAAGTTCAAAATAAAGCATTAGAAATTATAACATTGCTTAGAAAATCAGGTTTTTCATGTGATTTCGATTTAAAAAACAGAAGTTTAAAACATCAACTTGAATATGCAAACTCTATAGGAATCCCAATAGTAATCATAATTGGTGTTAAAGAACTTATTAATAATCAAGTTACAATTAAAGATATGAAAAATAGAAAAGAAATTAAAATAAATGTTAATGAGTTAATTCAAACTTTAACGAAAATTTTGAATTAA
- the dcd gene encoding dCTP deaminase, which produces MILQDSKIKRMVENKELIISPFEIECLNSAGYDLRSSMDLLVYPKEQKLISTLERIELPPNIAGFLHLRSSLIREGLLAGLALVDPGFKGQLTISLFNASHNVIKISQGEPFLQITFIQLQDKAEKPYSGKYQNSKGVTKSLRHIKS; this is translated from the coding sequence TTGATTTTACAAGATTCAAAAATAAAAAGAATGGTTGAAAATAAAGAATTGATAATTTCACCTTTTGAAATTGAATGTTTAAATTCTGCAGGCTACGATTTACGTTCAAGCATGGATCTTCTTGTTTACCCTAAAGAGCAAAAACTTATTTCAACTTTAGAAAGAATTGAGCTTCCACCTAATATAGCTGGTTTTCTACATTTACGTTCTTCCTTAATTAGGGAAGGGTTATTAGCAGGTTTAGCTTTAGTTGATCCTGGATTTAAAGGGCAACTCACAATCTCTCTTTTTAATGCTTCACATAACGTAATTAAAATTTCTCAAGGAGAACCATTTCTTCAAATAACCTTTATTCAACTTCAAGATAAAGCTGAAAAACCTTATTCAGGTAAATACCAAAATAGTAAAGGCGTTACGAAAAGTTTAAGACATATAAAAAGCTAA